The segment ACTACAAAAATTTGTAAACTGGGTAATCATAAAAGACTGATTAACAAATACTATTGTACTGAGTATAGAACTGATAAATCAAGAAAAGATTTTTCGGTAGAGGACAATTATAGGCCAACTGGTAATCCACACCCCGATTAACCCTACACCGAAATAAAGCACCACACCTGCCCTGGCAAAATCAAACTTCTCGGTGCTGTTATAAAGGCCAATAAAACTAAAGGCAATAACCAGAAAAATATTGATGGTGATCACCAACCCTGTAAACCAGGTCCTAAATCCTTCATCCGGACCCTTTGGTTTACCAAATACAAATGCCATGGTGTTGCCCATGCCAATGATAGCCAGCCAGGCGTAAAAAAGAACTTCTTTATCCATGGCGTATGTCGAAACCTCCAGTTCCCTGATCACTACCTGTTCCGGCAACCCGGCATATACCCACATTAAATTGGCCACAACAGCCAGAAACGATATGAACCAAACCCCTCTGAAAACTTTTGAAATCATGTTTGTAAATTAGCCCCGCAAATAAACAACAAATCACCTTGAACGTAAACCCGATTGTACTTTCCATCCCTATCTTTTTCATCCTGATGGGAATTGAACTGATCGTTGAGCGCCTGACACATCAGAAGCTTTACCGATTACCGGATTCCATTGCCAACCTGAGCTGTGGGATTACCAGCCAACTATCAGGGTTGTTCCTTAAAATATTTGCCATTGGCGCTTACCAGTTTTTGTTCGAACACTTTGCCTTTTTCACCCTGGAACGCACCTGGCTGTATTGGCTTATGTTGTTCTTACTGGCCGACATGGCGTACTATTGGGCACACCGGATGAGCCATGAAATCAATTTATTCTGGGGCGGGCATGTGGTGCATCACCAGAGTGAAGAATATAATTTATCGGTAGCGCTGCGGCAAAGTTCGTTGCAAGTGGTTTGGACATTTGCGTTTAGCCTGCCCCTGGCGTTTATTGGTTTTCAAACACTTGATTTTGCGTTAATGTCGGCTTTCATTACCCTTTACCAGTTCTGGATACACACCGAAACCATTAATAAAATGGGATGGTTTGAATATATTTTCAATACGCCTTCACACCACCGCGTGCATCACGGGCGCGACCCAAAATACATCGATAAGAACCATGCCGGAACACTGATCATTTGGGATAAAATGTTCGGCACCTTTCAGGAAGAAGAAGAACGGCCAACCTACGGCATCACAAAGCCCATCAACAGTTGGAATCCCATCTGGGCCAACATTAGCCATTATGCCGAAATGAGTAAGGATATAAAGCAAATTCCGAAGTGGGGTGACCGCTTGCGCTATTTGTTCAAGAAGCCCGGGTGGCTACCGGACTACATGGGTGGCTACCGGGCAGCACCAGCAGTAGATAAAGCTACTTACAAAAAGTACGATACCCCCGCACCCTTTAGGCTCAACTTTTATGTCTTGTTCCAATACACACTATGTCTGTTGGCTACTGCTTTATTCCTGTTCAAGTCATCAACTTTTTCGCTTGCGGAGAAAACCATAATTACCCTACTGATTTCCATTACCGTGGTAAATTGTGGCGTGCTGTTTGAAAACCGGAAATGGGTAGTTTGGTCGGAGTGGATTCGTATTATCTTCTATCCTGCTTTACTGCTGGCCCTAACATTTTACTTCCGTTTGCCCACATGGTATTATGCCGTTGGGGTTGGGTATTTTATCATCTCATTTACCTGGTTTTATTCGATAACCAAAAAACATGCGTCATTACAGTTGGCTTAGCTTTGTATCAATCCTTTTGCTGTTTGCTTCGTGTGGTAAGCCATTGCCCGCATTAAACAATTTAAACCTGGACGAATGGCGAAGCGACCGTGAGGGTTGCAACGGGCAACGGGCAGGAATGGAACAAGCCATACGAAGTGAGAAAGATAAATTGCTTGCCCTGGACGAAAAGCAGGTGATTACCATACTTGGTCGGCCTGATCAAAATGAATTGTATAAACGTAACCAGAAATTTTATACCTACTTTTTGGCACACGGCCCTGCCTGCGATCCATCCCCAGGGCAACCGTTAAAGCTTATTGTACGCTTCAATGCCATGGGCCTGGCCAATGAGGTAACGGTTGAGTGATTTGCCTTTCATGTTGGTTAGGAATTTTGTAACTTCCATCCAACTAAACAATGTAGCCATGCAATTTCACCCCAATGAAATGTTTTTGCTTTATAACCCTCATTCCAGCGATGGGAAAAAGACAAAAGCTATGGCCTTGGACATTTGCAGCCACATTAACGAAGTAGATTCACTTCACGAAAAAGTTGGCCCCACGTATTGGAAAGAAGTTATATCCATGTTGGGCGTTGACCCGCAGGAGTTGCTTGATCAATCGCATCCGGATTACAAATTAAAAGTGGGTGATCAAACCTATACGATGACAGGTTGGCTGGACATTATTATGCACAATCCCCAGCTCATTAAAAATCCCATTGCCATTTTTAATGGTAAGGCTATCGTTTGTCATCAACCGTCCGATATCCTGAAACTTGGCACACCCAGGAGTGCCAGTAAAGTACTGCCCCACCTCAGGCGTAACGAATAACACACTAACTCATCAATGCGTTGTGGGGCAACTGTTGCCTGCGCGCCTTTGCGTTGGCGATGGCCCTGCGAAGCACATTCACCAATTCATCTTTCGATTTGTAATTCAATGGATAGATTAGTGAGGTCTTGAAATAGAACTCTTTCCCCAATTGTTCGGGATGGTACAGGTTTACTTTGTACACACCACCGAGCGATTCAATTTCTACGGATTCAATGTTTTCCAGGGGGATAACATAATCCTGTTGTTTCTGATAAACATATAAAAACTCCTCATCGAACGATGCTTGTTGAAATTTTTTCACGATGCGGATACCGGCATATAAAAAGTAGCCATATACGACAGTTTGACCTATTGCATAAAACCATCCTACCCGGATAGATGAAATTACAATTAATCCAAAAAAAACAATGTAGAGCACATAGAGTACCCATCGGTACGAACCCAAAAAACGTGAGGATAAACGAATGGTTTTTTGTTTTTCAACCATGGTGTAAAGTATATCTTTGCGCCACAAAATACGAAATGATATGAAGCAGATTGCAGTAATTGGTTCAGGCACTATGGGCAATGGCATTGCTCATGTTTTTGCGCAGTATGGTTATGCTGTAAACCTGGTTGATATAGCCGATGGTGCGTTGCAAAAAGCCCTCGACACCATTGAAAAAAACCTTGAACGACAGGTATCAAAGCAATTGATTACCCCGCAAACCAAAACAACTGCATTGGCAAACATTAGCACGTTTACCGACCTGAAGACTGGGGTTTCCACAGCCGACCTGGTTGTTGAAGCCGCCACTGAAAACATTGAATTAAAGCTTAAAATTTTCAAAGACCTGGATGCATACTGCAAGGCCGATGCTATCCTGGCCTCCAACACCTCCTCCATTTCCATTACAAAAATAGCTTCTGTAACCAACCGGCCCGACAAAGTAATTGGTATGCACTTTATGAACCCGGTACCCGTGATGAAGTTGGTTGAGGTAATCCGTGGTTATAATACCAGCCATGAAGTAACGCACACCATCATGAACCTTTCCAAAATGCTTGAAAAGGTACCGGTTGAAGTGAACGACTATCCTGGTTTTGCGGCCAACCGTATTTTAATGCCCATGATCAATGAAGCGATCTACTCCCTTTATGAAGGGGTCGCGGGCGTAAGCGAGATTGACACCGTAATGAAATTAGGGATGGCCCACCCGATGGGTCCGCTACAGCTAGCAGATTTTATCGGGTTGGATGTTTGTCTATCGATCCTTAAGGTACTGCACGATGGATTCGGAAACCCCAAATATGCGCCCTGCCCGTTGTTGGTTAACATGGTACAGGCTGGTCACAAAGGTGTGAAATCCGGAAGCGGATTTTATAAATACTCGGCTGGCAGTAAAGATTTGGTTGTTGCTGATCAGTTCAAATAGTTGTTAGTTGATGGTTATGCGTTGTTCGTAAAAAAACCAACAACAAATAACCAACAACGAACAACGATCTACTTCTTAAGCAGATCCCTGATCTCCGTCAACAATTGCACATCAGCCGGTGGCGGTGGTGGCGGGGCAGCTTCTTCTTTCTTCTTAGCTGCATTTATTCCTTTCACGATCAGGAAGAGTACAAAGGCAATAATGATAAAATTTAAAACACCGGCCAGGAAATTACCATACTTCACCGTTCCCCACAGCGTCAATTCACTTAGTTCTGTGAGTTGTGCAGCCTCAAGGGCAGGTTTGAGCAACAAAGGTGTAATCACATCATCAATTAATGAGCTTACAATTTTGCCAAAGGCGCCACCGATAATCACACCAATGGCCAGATCGATAACATTGCCACGCATGGCAAACTTTTTGAATTCTTGTAACATAGGTTAAGAGGTTAGGTTGTAAACATAAAAAGTTATTGGGAAATGTTTAGTGGTTTGGCCTTAATTTAAGTTCCTGCTTGCGCATGGGCATTTGATCAATAATGGCAAAAAGCTGGTGGGGGGTAACAGGCTCATAACTCCTGAATTTCTCTCCCCCGTCCTTGCCCATTAAGATCAATGTAAAAACCGGGTTCGTAACATTGAACTGCCTATACAATGCTTGCCCATGCACAGAAGAGTCTGCCAGAATGATTTTAATGGACCGTTCCTTGCAACCTGCCGCATCGCTTGAAAGCCAACGTTGCTGTTTCACGACCTGGGTGCTATCACCGAAAAGGTAAATTAACCTGTATTGGCCTAAACCCGATTGGGCTTGTAAATTAGCGGCAATAAGTAATGGAAATATTTTTAGCAGGAATTTACGCACAAGTAAGGTAACAACCCGAAAGTCAAAAAGTTACTTCACCCGGTTAAGTGGGTTACGCACGCCCGAGTAAGCGGTGAGTTCAACCCCGGCACTACCGATAAACATGTTGGCGCTGATCTTTAACGGAATACGGTTCTTATCATCCGAGAACCATGCGGTTATAGAATTTTCCCCACTGAATAATTTATTGTCGGGCATCAGGGGTTTCAAAACAATAGCGTTGAATTTACCGGCTTTTGTCCTCACTACTTCTTTACCCTTATACAGTATTTTCAACTCATAAAGGGTATCTTCAAAAAAGCCTTTCACTACAATCGTATCATTTACCTTAACCTTGCTGAAATCCTGTGTACGCATGTACATAAACCCTGCAATAAGGTCACGCACCTGTGGCGGTGCATCGTAGTGGTGCGGCTCTTTATATTCTCCGGTCTTCTGGTTCAGCACTTTGGCTTCAATTTTACCGTTTACATGATCGAAGTTTACTACTTCATCTTTCTTATACTTTCCTTCTCGGATTTTTCGATAAGTCATGTGCGGCACCAGTGCCACGGTATCAATATAAGCACCCCATTGGTCGTTCACATCGGCAACCCAATCGACCATACCGGTTGTTTTCCCGTATACATCCACCTTAAAACAATCGCGATTGTTCATTTTGTGGTAATTGCTGTGAATGACGGTGGAGCCCTTCCCTACTGTAAAGATGCCGTAACTCATTTTATACTCCAGCACTTCGCCTTTGGTAAAGCTGTTGTTCTTAACGAAGGGGTAAATATCGTTTTGACCGGATGTAAAAGCCGAAAGAATGACTACTAACGTTGCGCTTACAATCAGGGTTCGCATACTGCAAAGATTACGCAAAGGTATAAAACAGTTGTTTCCTAAACATAACCTTTCAAACCCGATGCCAAAACGATGGACCTAAACGGAAACATTATTTTCGCGCAAAGCATCGTTCAACGAGGTTTTTTTATCGGTACTCTCCTTGCGTTTACCGATGATCAGTGCACAGCCCACCGCAAACTCTCCGGCCGGGAATTTTTTTGTATACGATCCGGGGATGACCACAGCGCGATCAGGTACGTATCCTTTATACGCGATGGGTTCGGCACCGGTCACATCAATGATTTTTGAACTGGCCGTTAGCACAACATTTGCGCCTAATACAGCCTCTTTACCAACCCGAACTCCTTCCACAACGATGCAGCGTGAGCCGATAAAAGCATTGTCTTCAATAATTACCGGTGCTGCCTGAACAGGCTCCAAAACACCGCCAATACCTACCCCACCGCTCAGGTGAACGTTTTTTCCAATCTGGGCACAGCTGCCAACGGTCGCCCAGGTATCCACCATGGTGCCTTCATCAACATAGGCGCCAATGTTTACATACGAAGGCATCATAATTACACCTTTGCTTACGTAGGCACCATAACGCGCAATGGCATGCGGCACTACGCGAACACCCAAGGCCTTGTAATTTTTTTTCAGTGCGATCTTATCATGAAATTCAAATGGGCCAACTTCAAGGGTTTCCATTTGCTGGATGGGGAAGTATAAAATTACGGCCTTCTTAACCCACTCGTTCACCTGCCAGCCATTAGCTACTGGTTCGGCTACGCGCAACTCGCCTTTATCCAGCTTTTCAACAACCGAACGGATAGCAGCCTGGTGATCGGGTTGCTGCAACAAGCTTCTGTCTTCCCATGTCTTTTCAATGATCTGTTTTAGTTCCATCTTTAGCACCGGTTTTAATGCGATTAAATTTTGCCGCAAGTAAACAAAATCAGCAGAATAGTTATTGCCTCAGTGCTGAAACCTGTGGATGAAACCCGCATGTTTGCAAAAATAGGTACTGCGTTGGCGCAGGCAGGGCATGAAGTTCACATTATAGGCTTTCCAACCCAACACACTAAGCCTGACCCGGCAGTAAAATTCCACCCGATTGCAAACCAAGCTTTTTCGAGGCTTAGCCTGACGCGTTTGTTGACACCTTTTAAAGCGCTGCGTATTGCCCTTCAGGTAAGGCCCGATTATCTCATTATCACCACGCATGAGTTACTGTTTATGGCGTGGTGGTGCAAACTGATCACAGGATGCAAAGTAATCTATGATGTACAAGAAAACTATTACCGAAACATTCGCTTTACCAATGCTTTTCCTGCCGGTATGCGTATTGTGTTGGCTTGTTGGGTAAGGCTTAAAGAGCGCCTGCTGCACCCAATCATTCACGTTTACCTGCTGGCCGAAAAAGGCTATCAACAAGAACTTCGGTTTGCAAAACCTCATATCATATTGCAAAACAAGATAACCCGGGTCATGGCCGGGCAATTCAAAAAGGAAAAACATACGGGCTATTCGCGATTGCTGTTCAGCGGTACACTGGCCGAAACAACGGGTGTGTTTCACGCCATTCAACTTGCAGAAGAATTGCACAACCTTGATAATAATATCCACCTAACCCTAATCGGTCATTGTACATCCCACACCACACACCTGCAGTTGCTTGAGCTTGCTCGACAAAAAAGCTGCATTGATTATCGTGGAAGTGAACATCCCGTGCCCCACAAAACAATTCTTAAGGCTGTGGGCCAAGCCGATTTCGGAATTGTATGGTACCCGCCTAACCCCAGTACCGCCTGTTCCATTCCAACAAAACTATTCGAGTATTTAGGGCTAAACCTGGCGATTTTGGTTTCACATACTCCGGAGACGGAACAACTTGTTCAACAGCAAGGAGCCGGAATTATACTCGCACAACCTGTTGATTACCAGAAATTACTCATGAATATGAAGACCTTTAGCCTGCCCCAGGAACGACAGCATAGCTATTTTGATGAGGATGTTTTGGCTTTGGTAGAGGCACTGGGTAAATAAACTACCTAAATATTTTTTTAGACTAACCTAAACTTTATACCTTTGCGTACCGTTATTATTGACGTATGCTTAGTCTTACCGAAGAAAATTACCTCAAAGCTATCTATCACCTTTCGGATGGCGGCTTAAAGGCAGTCCTTACCAATGAGATTGCCGAATCGATACAAACAAGGCCTGCTTCCGTAACGGATATGGTGAAAAAACTGGCCGGTAAAAACCTGATCACTTATGAAAAATATTATGGCGTTAACGTGACAAAACTCGGCAAATCAGAAGCGCTTTCCATTATCCGAAAACACCGGTTATGGGAAACGTTTTTGGTAGAGAAACTGGGTTTTGACTGGGGCCAGGTACACGATGTTGCCGAACAATTGGAGCATATACAATCTGCTTTGCTGATTGAAAAACTGGATGAATTCCTGGGCTTTCCAGCTGCCGATCCGCACGGCCACCCAATACCCGACAAAAACGGAAAGTTTCACGTTTCACGACAAATCCCATTGGTTGAAGCCACCGGAAAAAAAACCAAAGTGCGGGCCGTGCGGAACAGCTCACCCTCTTTTTTGGATTACCTGAGCAAAATCGGCATCTATATCGGGGCAACCGTGCAGGTGCTGGAACGACTGGAGTTTGATGGCTCACTCGAAATTGCAATTGACGGAAAGAAAAGAGTTTTCATCTCTAAGGAGGCCGGTGAAAATATACTGGTAACAGAATGATGCGCCCGATATTCACAGTAATAGTCAGTGGTTTAATTGTCTTTGCATGTTCGCGAAAAACCGAAACCATAGAAAACCGGGCATTAAAAATCGTTACCACCACCGGCATGATACAAGATGCTGTTAAAAATATTGCCGGTAAACATGCCCGCGTTGAGGCACTTATGGGGCCGGGGGTTGACCCGCATTTATACAAAGCCACACAAGGTGATTTAAAAAAATTAACCGAAGCCGATATTGTATTCTACAACGGCCTGCACCTGGAGGGTAAAATGGGTGAAGTATTGGAGAAGTTATCGCGTAGCAAACCGGTACTGGCCGTTGCAGCCTCTTTGCCCGACAGCGCCTTGCTCCACGTTGAAGGTTTTAATGGGATAATCGATCCGCACGTCTGGTTTGATGTAAAACTATGGATGCAGGTAGTAAGCACCATCCACAACTTTCTTGTTGAAATAGACCCTGTTCAAAAATCTTATTACGATTCGGCTGCACAGGCCTACACGGCACAGCTTGACTCCCTGCACCGCGCCATTGGGGCACAGTTGCTAACCATTCCTGAGGAACAACGGGTGCTGATAACCGCGCATGACGCCTTCGGTTATTTTGGGCGAGCATATAACATTCAGGTTCGCGGGCTGCAGGGAATTTCAACCATGGCCGAATTCGGCTTGCGTGATGTTACCGAACTGGTTGATTTTATTATCGAACGAAAAATCAAAGCGATTTTTGTCGAGTCGTCCATCTCGCCAAAATCCATCCAGGCTGTTGAGGAAGGATGTAAAAAGAAAAACTGGCAGGTTAAAATTGGTGGAAATCTATACTCCGATGCGATGGGCAACCCCGGCACACCGGAAGGCACCTACATAGGCATGGTGCATGCCAACGTAAAAACCATTGTTGACGCCTTGAAATAATGATGATAAAATAAAGTATGAATACTGCACTGGAGATACATGACCTTACCGTAGCGTTCGACCGCAAACCAGTTTTGTGGAACATCGACCTCACTATCCCACAAGGAAAGCTGGTAGGCATTATTGGCCCTAACGGTGCCGGAAAATCTACTTTGGTTAAGGCCTCCATGGGCATTTTACCGTTGAGTAGCGGCTTCGTTAAACTTTTCGACAAGGACCTTAACGAAGTGCGCCATCGTGTAAGTTATGTTCCCCAACGC is part of the Cyclobacteriaceae bacterium genome and harbors:
- a CDS encoding 3-hydroxybutyryl-CoA dehydrogenase gives rise to the protein MKQIAVIGSGTMGNGIAHVFAQYGYAVNLVDIADGALQKALDTIEKNLERQVSKQLITPQTKTTALANISTFTDLKTGVSTADLVVEAATENIELKLKIFKDLDAYCKADAILASNTSSISITKIASVTNRPDKVIGMHFMNPVPVMKLVEVIRGYNTSHEVTHTIMNLSKMLEKVPVEVNDYPGFAANRILMPMINEAIYSLYEGVAGVSEIDTVMKLGMAHPMGPLQLADFIGLDVCLSILKVLHDGFGNPKYAPCPLLVNMVQAGHKGVKSGSGFYKYSAGSKDLVVADQFK
- a CDS encoding DUF3108 domain-containing protein, with the protein product MRTLIVSATLVVILSAFTSGQNDIYPFVKNNSFTKGEVLEYKMSYGIFTVGKGSTVIHSNYHKMNNRDCFKVDVYGKTTGMVDWVADVNDQWGAYIDTVALVPHMTYRKIREGKYKKDEVVNFDHVNGKIEAKVLNQKTGEYKEPHHYDAPPQVRDLIAGFMYMRTQDFSKVKVNDTIVVKGFFEDTLYELKILYKGKEVVRTKAGKFNAIVLKPLMPDNKLFSGENSITAWFSDDKNRIPLKISANMFIGSAGVELTAYSGVRNPLNRVK
- a CDS encoding glycosyltransferase, which produces MPQVNKISRIVIASVLKPVDETRMFAKIGTALAQAGHEVHIIGFPTQHTKPDPAVKFHPIANQAFSRLSLTRLLTPFKALRIALQVRPDYLIITTHELLFMAWWCKLITGCKVIYDVQENYYRNIRFTNAFPAGMRIVLACWVRLKERLLHPIIHVYLLAEKGYQQELRFAKPHIILQNKITRVMAGQFKKEKHTGYSRLLFSGTLAETTGVFHAIQLAEELHNLDNNIHLTLIGHCTSHTTHLQLLELARQKSCIDYRGSEHPVPHKTILKAVGQADFGIVWYPPNPSTACSIPTKLFEYLGLNLAILVSHTPETEQLVQQQGAGIILAQPVDYQKLLMNMKTFSLPQERQHSYFDEDVLALVEALGK
- a CDS encoding sterol desaturase family protein gives rise to the protein MNVNPIVLSIPIFFILMGIELIVERLTHQKLYRLPDSIANLSCGITSQLSGLFLKIFAIGAYQFLFEHFAFFTLERTWLYWLMLFLLADMAYYWAHRMSHEINLFWGGHVVHHQSEEYNLSVALRQSSLQVVWTFAFSLPLAFIGFQTLDFALMSAFITLYQFWIHTETINKMGWFEYIFNTPSHHRVHHGRDPKYIDKNHAGTLIIWDKMFGTFQEEEERPTYGITKPINSWNPIWANISHYAEMSKDIKQIPKWGDRLRYLFKKPGWLPDYMGGYRAAPAVDKATYKKYDTPAPFRLNFYVLFQYTLCLLATALFLFKSSTFSLAEKTIITLLISITVVNCGVLFENRKWVVWSEWIRIIFYPALLLALTFYFRLPTWYYAVGVGYFIISFTWFYSITKKHASLQLA
- a CDS encoding glutaredoxin: MQFHPNEMFLLYNPHSSDGKKTKAMALDICSHINEVDSLHEKVGPTYWKEVISMLGVDPQELLDQSHPDYKLKVGDQTYTMTGWLDIIMHNPQLIKNPIAIFNGKAIVCHQPSDILKLGTPRSASKVLPHLRRNE
- a CDS encoding DUF4174 domain-containing protein, with amino-acid sequence MRKFLLKIFPLLIAANLQAQSGLGQYRLIYLFGDSTQVVKQQRWLSSDAAGCKERSIKIILADSSVHGQALYRQFNVTNPVFTLILMGKDGGEKFRSYEPVTPHQLFAIIDQMPMRKQELKLRPNH
- a CDS encoding zinc ABC transporter substrate-binding protein, with translation MRPIFTVIVSGLIVFACSRKTETIENRALKIVTTTGMIQDAVKNIAGKHARVEALMGPGVDPHLYKATQGDLKKLTEADIVFYNGLHLEGKMGEVLEKLSRSKPVLAVAASLPDSALLHVEGFNGIIDPHVWFDVKLWMQVVSTIHNFLVEIDPVQKSYYDSAAQAYTAQLDSLHRAIGAQLLTIPEEQRVLITAHDAFGYFGRAYNIQVRGLQGISTMAEFGLRDVTELVDFIIERKIKAIFVESSISPKSIQAVEEGCKKKNWQVKIGGNLYSDAMGNPGTPEGTYIGMVHANVKTIVDALK
- a CDS encoding metal-dependent transcriptional regulator, producing the protein MLSLTEENYLKAIYHLSDGGLKAVLTNEIAESIQTRPASVTDMVKKLAGKNLITYEKYYGVNVTKLGKSEALSIIRKHRLWETFLVEKLGFDWGQVHDVAEQLEHIQSALLIEKLDEFLGFPAADPHGHPIPDKNGKFHVSRQIPLVEATGKKTKVRAVRNSSPSFLDYLSKIGIYIGATVQVLERLEFDGSLEIAIDGKKRVFISKEAGENILVTE
- the mscL gene encoding large conductance mechanosensitive channel protein MscL, with amino-acid sequence MLQEFKKFAMRGNVIDLAIGVIIGGAFGKIVSSLIDDVITPLLLKPALEAAQLTELSELTLWGTVKYGNFLAGVLNFIIIAFVLFLIVKGINAAKKKEEAAPPPPPPADVQLLTEIRDLLKK
- a CDS encoding 2,3,4,5-tetrahydropyridine-2,6-dicarboxylate N-succinyltransferase → MELKQIIEKTWEDRSLLQQPDHQAAIRSVVEKLDKGELRVAEPVANGWQVNEWVKKAVILYFPIQQMETLEVGPFEFHDKIALKKNYKALGVRVVPHAIARYGAYVSKGVIMMPSYVNIGAYVDEGTMVDTWATVGSCAQIGKNVHLSGGVGIGGVLEPVQAAPVIIEDNAFIGSRCIVVEGVRVGKEAVLGANVVLTASSKIIDVTGAEPIAYKGYVPDRAVVIPGSYTKKFPAGEFAVGCALIIGKRKESTDKKTSLNDALRENNVSV